The Aedes albopictus strain Foshan chromosome 1, AalbF5, whole genome shotgun sequence genomic interval AAGTATGTCAAAtgtgcgctaaactgattaaatagggcgtcCCAAAGCACCAAATTTATATATATTTAGgatgcctcatttaatcagttgtgtgcatatttgccacaaattatgattagggttaatgcttattataccctgtattccccaccaaaATCATATGTTTgaactgtcctttcgattacattagtttcagtaacaaaagtccatcaattcggacataagcaaatgggggcaatcaattcattcatgaggcgacaacaactcagggcaaattggggtaaaatggacagctatttgtaccctcccgtgaatgattctaaaccttatcgataaactgtatttgtatatatataaaaatgatctaggacttcatgtagtgcaaccagtgacattacaaaacaatagaaaaaatgttatcattcagcagttttaggggcatgtagggcaaaatagggaaaatgtttttcatatatgcgcatgataactgttagcttccaattgtacCTAAATCTAATTTTAACGTTCCAaggcagtatttgtttttcataaatacattttgaatctcattttttcatgaaaatagggcaaaatggggcaaattggacaactactgaagatgattctgatgAAAAAAGATCTAGTGCTTTTTGTTTATGAAAAGCAAATCAACTTCATGTCAGTAACATTGAAAATCcactcataattaggaaaaattgtgaatatccgacagttgttggggcatatggggcaaaataagcatttaaaagactCTTCCATTtattcttatgattcctattaactttcaattacacctgcagctatttttaatgatctacagtcgtgttagttgtttgaaagtacattttgattctctttttgtatgaaaaagggcaaaatggaccacttcccgtaccgtgcggtgaatgaaattagcaccaatcgatttctcgtaattttttacgtccgaaatggtcaacttcacgtaccgaaaccagcggcgttaaaagatccgttttttgggtcgattttcccactgtgcgtcgttgcatttaaaaaaatcaaaagtagaAGCACAGACTATCTGTGGTAGAAACGTCTGCTGTTCTATTCTACTGCATTTCTTTTATTACACTTCATGCCACCTTTTATATTAACGACAGCAGTCTGCATCAAATTCTTCATTTACCGTCTGTAGCACTATTCAAGACATTGTTTAATCAATACTGCATACACACCAAAAGGAAAGTGGAACTTCTCCCAAATCCCCAAGACACACAACACCTTCATCCTCGCATGAAACGCGGCAGTGCTTTCTTATCTGCATAGACAACTATACACAGCCTTAACACCCTCCAACCGTGGAAGAACTCTGCGGCAAACCAAACCCTCTGCTTGCTTGAGCTAAAACCTTACTTCGATTCGCAAACCGCAACCAAATTAAAGGGACTAGGTAGGTACTTGCAAGAAATGCGTGTTccgtaccaacgacgacgacgatgacgactcaAGCCACCAACCAGCCAGCCGTTCGCTCGGAATGGCGCTGGGATTTATTCGACGCCCCAAGCGAACCAGACAATGGAATTAATGAGATTACTTTTTGCGGGCGAATCGAAACAGAACGGAGCAGCAGCTCGCATGTGTGGAAAATTTTATTGGTTTAATTACGACGACCCCGGTCGACTCGACGTTCTTCAGGGTAGTAGTCCTTGTCACGAGCAATTACTGCCAGGAGGGCTCAACCAAAAGGCGGGGATCAATCGTCGTACTGCAAATCTCCAATGGTTGCGTACTGGGGTGGGTAATCCTTCGGCGGTCTAGGACGCTCGGGTGCTTGGTCCTTTCCGTCATCCAGTGGGATTGGTAGAGAAAATGGCTTACGAGTGGCAATGTCCCACTTCGTCCCATTGCAGTACATGTAATTGACGCGGATTAGATCGCTATAGGAGAAACCAGTTCGGTTGCCAAAATCCTCCTCGGGATCCCATGGTTTCTGTAATGGTTAAGGATCTAAGTATTTCTCGGGAAATATTCGTAATTTTACGGTTGACTTACCAAATTGACCATTACGGGATAGTCGGACCCACCGGCTGCCGCAAAGCGCGAATACATCATCACGCTTCCATAGTCGAAATTAGTGCCGTAAACCTCCGATTCTTCGGACTTCTTCACCTCGAAGTTCTTCGCCACTGCGGTCCAGCTAAACGTGGCGCTTTGGTTAACCCATATGTATTGGCTTCGGTCCGGGCGAATAAACTCATGATGGAACCCAATTGCATGCATCAACTCATGCACAACCATCCCAGGTCCCTGAGAGAAGCACGGTGGCTGTAGATTCACTCGATTCCATTGATTGTTCTGGTACCGTCCTGTGTAGGACCAACAGCCTGACTCGTCACTCGTGAACGTCACATAATACGGTTGATTAGTTCGCGGAACGAAACGGATGCAAGTCTGCGTGTTGAATTGCCATATGGCGTGAtctatgagaaattcctccagttcgGCTACGGAATTTCGTCAGTGAATTAATCAGATCACAGAAATCAAGACTATCACAAACACTTACTGAACTCTGCTCCAAAGACATACGGAACCACCCCCTTTGGCCACATCCGAATCTGGAACGTCGATGTGGGAAGCGAATTTGCTGCCTGTTTGGTGTCCGGTTCCATCTGGTCGAAGTACTTCAGTCCCACCTGGCATCCGAATGGGTTTCCAACGGCACCCTTCGCGTACCACTCTGCTACacattttgcattttgacgatccCTAGCGATGGTGGGATCAACTTTGAAATCTGCAACGGGTCTGCGTTGACCGTTGGCCACTGAACTACTGAGGAAGCCAAAAACGACTACCGAGGAGAGAATTCTTAGCCAAATGTTGCGCATCGCAGATTTTTACTAACTGAGAGCGTGCGTCAACCTGGTTGTGTATTTCACTGATTGGAATCCGAATGATGATTGGTGAAAGCCATAGCACTTAGGTAAATATTGAGAGGCTTTGTTTGCATAGTTGTCTTTTGGATTTGAAAAGCGTTCATAGATGGTGCATATGGCAGTATCACATGCTTTGTAGGAATTCGAAAATAGAGCTGATTCATTATGCTATACATCGGAATTTCGTTACCTACGATCATCCCTTCATAGCCTAAACATAAAAATTTATAGAAATTTAGGATTATAACTGTCGTTTTATAGCCacgtaaaggcgtgggtattcaacatgaccatgctgagggtgacaggttaaattcccggtcggtccaagaaTTTTTAGTAGACGCAGCACACTGTCTGATCTAGAAGAGATCGAATGGCAATGGGTTCTTCGGATTCTCCAACTCTCGCTTTTATTGGGGCAATCAAATGGTTGTTGTCGATCTCCGTTAATACTTGCCGCGCAGCTAGGCAATGTGTAACTGGGCATCTCCACATCCGCATTCGAGACTTTGCTGACACTTGGCCGTGTAAACTCCTCACAGTTTATACCAAGATGTCCAACTTTCAAACACACGACACACTTTTTGTCCCAGTATCGTCTGTTCAGGGTTTCTTGCAATGACAAAACCCTTTGACTTATACTGTCCCTTGCTCTCCTCATCCGTTTCCGCTTTCTCAAAAGTTACTTCCAGTGCCTTCTTCACGAGGTTCTGCACCAGATTCTGCATATTGATCGGATTTTTCAAGTGATCCACTAAACCTTTAACCGAATTTCGCTACTCTGCAACCGAACTCAATCACCGATTCAAGATTCTTCGATATGGGCCTCTTTAGTTCCTGAATcctgttaccgtacggtaacatttAATTTGCAATAATGTGGGTCAGTAGGGACCGAAAATTGTTCAGCTAAAAAAACCACAGATTCAAACGATGCGGCTGACAAACAACCGCATGCAAGACACACATATAAGTGGGTGGCAACGTGAAGATGACGCCCATAATACGACGGATG includes:
- the LOC115269606 gene encoding hatching enzyme 1.2-like → MRNIWLRILSSVVVFGFLSSSVANGQRRPVADFKVDPTIARDRQNAKCVAEWYAKGAVGNPFGCQVGLKYFDQMEPDTKQAANSLPTSTFQIRMWPKGVVPYVFGAEFTELEEFLIDHAIWQFNTQTCIRFVPRTNQPYYVTFTSDESGCWSYTGRYQNNQWNRVNLQPPCFSQGPGMVVHELMHAIGFHHEFIRPDRSQYIWVNQSATFSWTAVAKNFEVKKSEESEVYGTNFDYGSVMMYSRFAAAGGSDYPVMVNLKPWDPEEDFGNRTGFSYSDLIRVNYMYCNGTKWDIATRKPFSLPIPLDDGKDQAPERPRPPKDYPPQYATIGDLQYDD